The following are encoded in a window of Halosolutus halophilus genomic DNA:
- a CDS encoding AI-2E family transporter, which yields MSVSHDPPDWILEQPGLTAIALLSGLLAVFVLLPYLQYVLFGVVLAYILFPVQRRLEKHVRPVVAAIGVVVATLLVVLIPLIYVVTVAVRQALRVVRSIRQGQFDIETIEDVLETNGYTVDIVGLYESNQDRIATGLQEIATEVLNLVGSLPRLFIGLTVTLFVLFALLRDGDRLVEWFQWVLPIDDRILDDLRAGLDQLMWASVVGNVAVAAVQAVLLGVGLAIAGVPTIVFLTVATFVLTLLPLVGAFGIWIPTTAYLVAIGRPTAGAAMAVYGLLVTFSDSYLRPALIGQTSAFNSAIVVVGIFGGLVVFGAVGLFIGPVVLGGAKLTIDSFARGHAGGSTAEAPIESTDDDSGSADTDAETEPSTDGDDEGESDE from the coding sequence ATGTCAGTTAGCCACGATCCGCCCGATTGGATTCTCGAACAGCCCGGACTGACCGCGATCGCACTGCTGAGCGGACTCCTCGCGGTGTTCGTTCTCCTGCCGTATCTCCAGTACGTCCTGTTCGGCGTCGTTCTCGCGTACATTCTGTTTCCCGTCCAGCGACGCCTCGAGAAGCACGTCAGGCCGGTAGTCGCGGCGATCGGCGTGGTCGTGGCGACGTTACTCGTCGTACTGATTCCGCTCATCTACGTCGTCACGGTCGCCGTTCGACAGGCACTCCGCGTCGTCCGCTCTATCAGACAAGGACAGTTCGACATCGAGACGATCGAGGACGTACTCGAGACCAACGGCTACACCGTCGATATCGTCGGCCTGTACGAATCGAATCAGGATCGGATCGCGACGGGTCTCCAGGAAATCGCGACGGAGGTGCTCAATCTCGTCGGCAGTTTGCCGAGGTTGTTCATCGGACTGACCGTCACGCTGTTCGTCCTCTTCGCCCTGTTGCGGGACGGAGATCGGCTCGTCGAGTGGTTCCAGTGGGTGCTGCCGATCGACGACCGGATTCTGGACGACCTCCGCGCGGGACTGGATCAGCTCATGTGGGCCTCGGTCGTCGGGAACGTCGCCGTCGCAGCCGTTCAGGCGGTGCTGCTCGGCGTCGGACTGGCGATCGCCGGCGTCCCCACCATCGTCTTTCTCACCGTCGCCACGTTCGTCCTGACGCTACTTCCGCTCGTCGGCGCGTTCGGGATCTGGATTCCGACTACGGCCTATCTCGTCGCGATCGGGCGGCCGACCGCCGGCGCGGCGATGGCCGTGTACGGTCTGCTCGTCACCTTCTCCGATTCGTACCTTCGGCCAGCACTGATCGGCCAGACCAGCGCCTTCAACTCCGCTATCGTCGTCGTGGGCATCTTCGGCGGTCTCGTCGTTTTCGGTGCCGTCGGGCTGTTCATCGGACCCGTCGTCCTCGGCGGCGCGAAACTCACCATCGATTCCTTCGCTCGAGGACACGCCGGAGGGTCGACTGCCGAAGCCCCGATCGAGAGTACAGACGACGATTCGGGATCGGCGGATACGGATGCCGAGACGGAGCCGTCGACCGATGGAGACGACGAGGGCGAGTCCGACGAGTGA
- a CDS encoding sulfite exporter TauE/SafE family protein, whose product MLAVPFDPSLALLLVAIAFFAGIGITTIGPGGIFVTIALYSLTPLPSSQVAGTAHATFVVTGLVGSAAYLHSGEMNTGESRAIAIVLSLSSIVGALLGAQANTYVPRSLFGVLLGGVSMAVGGVILYRERRGFNPLFEVDPMSRFGRLGLACLGLGLGVCSGLLGIGGPVLAVPTLVLVGVPMLLAVAVAQVQSIFIAVFAASGYYLQGNVLLPLAVVIGTPLLLGVVVGWKVAHVADPDRLKIALGVVLFGVGPYLAL is encoded by the coding sequence ATGCTCGCAGTCCCCTTCGACCCGTCCCTCGCGCTGTTGCTCGTCGCGATCGCGTTCTTCGCCGGCATCGGCATCACCACGATCGGTCCCGGCGGCATCTTCGTGACGATCGCGCTCTACTCGCTCACGCCGCTCCCCTCGAGCCAGGTCGCCGGCACCGCACACGCAACGTTCGTCGTGACGGGACTCGTCGGCAGCGCCGCGTACCTCCACTCCGGCGAGATGAACACCGGCGAGAGCCGCGCGATCGCGATCGTGCTCAGCCTCTCGAGTATCGTCGGGGCGCTGCTCGGCGCGCAGGCGAACACCTACGTCCCCCGATCGCTGTTCGGCGTCCTGCTCGGCGGCGTCTCGATGGCGGTGGGCGGCGTCATCCTCTACCGGGAACGGCGCGGCTTCAATCCGCTGTTCGAAGTCGATCCGATGTCGCGATTCGGTCGACTCGGGCTGGCTTGCCTCGGCCTGGGCCTCGGGGTCTGTAGCGGCCTGCTCGGCATCGGCGGGCCGGTGCTGGCCGTCCCGACGCTGGTGCTTGTCGGCGTTCCCATGCTGCTCGCCGTCGCCGTCGCACAGGTCCAGTCGATCTTCATCGCGGTGTTCGCGGCTTCGGGGTACTACCTCCAGGGGAACGTCTTGCTCCCGCTCGCCGTCGTCATCGGCACCCCGCTGCTCCTCGGCGTCGTCGTCGGGTGGAAGGTGGCCCACGTCGCCGATCCCGATCGGCTGAAGATCGCGCTGGGGGTCGTCCTCTTCGGCGTCGGCCCCTACCTGGCGCTCTGA
- a CDS encoding divalent metal cation transporter translates to MSERTASSSEFIKAIPGGETIHGALYRYGLGVLFAANVFGAGSVYILADTGANFAFSLLWVLPLAFLIDIALHDMSARLAVANEPLADYIVDRLPIGGTTVVVSMSLMSALWAVSNYAVAGAALAWLLPGFDDVIGGIVLAAGAGIAIVQLKVYDRVEAAIAAAVFAVFGSYGLLLAGLDVPWQSVAAGLQPVLESEIGYLTAVIALLGTTVYWPNFFIQSSIKPTKEWTDIWRYRQDNAVGIATTLLIGSFVMIVSAVTLSEGEMTLTGPGVPLADILGRTALVVFMLAVFLASITSATGTLFGAGFMVPQSLGRHTVFGDAAFRRTVVGLIVLSALTALPMLVYTGFGPVEMAIVMPAINGAIGLPITVFALIGAVNEFYDVEWYENLGFLAAGLVLLIGSLLTVQSLYETIVTIL, encoded by the coding sequence ATGAGCGAACGAACTGCGTCGTCCTCCGAGTTCATCAAGGCGATTCCCGGCGGCGAAACCATCCACGGTGCACTCTACAGGTACGGGCTCGGCGTCCTGTTCGCCGCGAACGTCTTCGGCGCCGGATCGGTGTACATCCTCGCCGACACGGGAGCGAACTTCGCGTTTTCCCTGCTCTGGGTGCTCCCGCTGGCGTTCCTGATCGACATCGCGTTACACGACATGAGCGCCCGCCTCGCAGTCGCCAACGAACCGCTCGCGGACTACATCGTCGATCGGCTCCCGATCGGCGGGACCACGGTCGTCGTCTCGATGTCGCTGATGTCCGCGCTGTGGGCCGTGTCGAACTACGCCGTCGCGGGCGCCGCGCTCGCCTGGCTCCTCCCGGGGTTCGACGACGTGATCGGCGGGATCGTCCTCGCCGCCGGCGCGGGCATCGCCATCGTCCAGCTCAAGGTCTACGATCGCGTCGAAGCGGCGATCGCAGCGGCCGTCTTCGCCGTCTTCGGCTCGTACGGGCTGCTCCTGGCCGGACTGGACGTCCCGTGGCAGTCGGTCGCCGCCGGCCTGCAACCGGTACTCGAGAGCGAGATCGGCTACCTCACTGCGGTCATCGCCCTGCTCGGGACGACCGTCTACTGGCCGAACTTCTTCATCCAGTCGAGCATCAAGCCGACCAAGGAGTGGACCGACATCTGGCGGTACCGACAGGACAACGCCGTCGGGATCGCGACGACGCTGCTCATCGGGAGCTTCGTGATGATCGTCTCCGCGGTTACGCTCTCGGAAGGGGAGATGACGCTGACGGGACCGGGCGTTCCGCTCGCGGACATTCTCGGCCGGACTGCGCTCGTCGTCTTCATGCTCGCGGTGTTCCTCGCGAGTATCACGTCGGCGACCGGGACGCTGTTCGGTGCCGGCTTCATGGTGCCGCAGTCGCTCGGCCGCCACACGGTCTTCGGCGACGCCGCGTTCCGGCGAACGGTCGTCGGACTGATCGTCCTCTCGGCGCTGACCGCCCTCCCGATGCTGGTCTACACCGGTTTCGGGCCCGTGGAGATGGCGATCGTCATGCCTGCCATCAACGGCGCGATCGGTCTTCCGATCACCGTCTTCGCGCTCATCGGTGCCGTCAACGAGTTCTACGACGTCGAGTGGTACGAGAACCTCGGCTTTCTCGCCGCGGGGCTCGTCCTGCTGATCGGCAGCCTCCTGACGGTCCAGTCGCTCTACGAGACGATCGTGACCATCCTGTGA